From Arachis hypogaea cultivar Tifrunner chromosome 3, arahy.Tifrunner.gnm2.J5K5, whole genome shotgun sequence:
CTTAGCAACGGAGATGCCAATTCCCATACATGCAAAgtatgttttgaatcttcaaCTGCTGCAATTCTTCTTCCATGCCGTCATTTTTGTTGTAAGTATTTTCCTCACTAGTATGTGTTTTTTCCGATATCAAACTTTAGGATGTTTTCATTTTGGGTTTAAATTTGTTACTCTGAATTAACAGCCTGATTGCATTTTCAGTGTGTAAATCGTGTTCACTAGCTTGTTCCGAGTGTCCAATATGCCGCACTAATATTGAAGACAGGCTTTTTGCTTTTACATCCTGACCGTTCTAACAGAGGTATTGTGCAATTCTTTTATCATACCTTTCTGAGCCGCATTCAAATGTTATAACCTACAAGTACGAAATTATAACTTACTTTTGCCTGTCCAATTTTCTGCAGGATTTTATCCTATTGAATTATTATATCCCCTTTTACAGGTGGAATTCTTTTCTTAGTTTGCTTGTATGTAAATCTGTTTTAAAGGTATATTGTTATCTTTCTTTTACTATACCCCTTTAAGCTGTATAATAAGGTGAAATGAAGGGGTGGGGAAATGTAAAATGGAAAAAGGAAAGGGTGTCTGTAAACTGTAAACAGCAATGCTCAAGTACTTGAGCACAATGTGCGTTGCTGATTTTTGTTGTATATCATGGATGCCTAAATCATATTAGACAAGTGAGGTTTTACCTCTCTCCCTTTGCTTTTGATATTTTACATTCAAATGTTTTTGGGTATATAATTTTCTACTCGTGCACAAGGTATGAAGATGTAGGCATTGTTATCTCATTGTCCAAGTTTATCTTGAGGTATCTAATGAGGAATACTAGAGggttatcagaatttattattttttgccattgattagttattaatatttaaaagtatgagataaaatatattattggaTTACTAGATTAAAGAAATTAGACTAACAAAATTAAGTTAATGATTAagtgatgataaaaaataataaactcagATGCTCTCGTATCTAAAATCTTTTCTCGGAAGTATCTGGTGGTTTTGCAGGTGCTGCTCGAGTTCAAACTCCCAGTTTATTAGTAATTGAAGAAAATGCTATGGGATACAGGTTCTTTGGCTATTTCCAAAAATCAATACTGGTTCTTGTGCTTAATTTTTGATAATTAAGAAAAAACCGATTTTGGGGAGGTTTGAAATTATAAAGGAATAAAACCTAAGTAAAATTAAACGCAATAAGTAGACAAAAAGCAACCTTCAGATCTCTGATCTATCTACCTTGGTATAAGCAATtgatttctcctttttcaacattgAAACGCCATTGAAGATTGTGGtcctttttttcgaaaaaaaaaattgtaaaagggGTTGAAGTTCCATGGTCTACTTGGGTGCATCAAACAAACTAGAGTCGGTGGCATACTAATGCCAAATTGGCATTGCCAGTAGGTGAGATTCCTAACAATACAGATTCTGGAACCccgagaaaagaaaagaaaagcaatacAGATTTCTAGGATTTCAGAAGTGTTGAAAACAGCAGAGTTCGTTTCAATCGTAGTTGGTTTCAAGTATACACACAAGAATTCgaccaagggaaaaagaaaaggtgGTCACGGAAGAATAAATGAAGTTGCGAACTGAATTTTAAGAGAAAACAAGATACTATAAAGTATAAACCACAATTAAGTACTttaaagtgagaaagaaaaattaaagtgaAATCTAAAATCTAAGTTTACTTGATAATTAGTTGACGTATATCATGTGCCGGGCTCAAAATACCAAAAGACAAAAAAGTACACGGAAATACTGATTGCATGCTTGCCTTTTTGGTCATAAAATGCTTTAATACTTAATAGTTTAAAGTTATTAGCTGAATGACGTATCTTATTAAGGAGCGGAGATGATTATAACAAGTGGCCAAGTGGAGTAAGTCATGCTGATGAAACGAGAAAGAAATGAAGAGAACAAGACAGGAGAACATTCCCCAACAAATCAAACAGAATTGTGATCAACGGGAGCATTTACATTTACGTTATGAGTAAGCCATCTTTTCTCGAATTATTCGAGTATCCTTGGGATGTATTTGCTTTTGGCATTATCTCCACAATTTCTACCGAACAATAATCATCCATCTGAGGAAGATTACTAGAATTGTTACACAAACTAAGGAGATCTAAGTTGGGGTTGATGATGGTGACCATGCTTCCAATGGAAACGAACACATGCTGACATAGTGATGAACATTATTTCGGTCCTGAAACAATGATTGCTGCTCATACTCCTGTGAAAATCACACAACACAACCTCATCACTAAAGGTTTTTAACTTATGTTTTCGAAAGCTCTAAGCCAAGCATATATTTAGTTTAGACAACAGCTTTGTCTCTTATTATCATTTGTACATATAATTTAGAGCTTCAATAtcaaactaaataataataagtGATAATAATTTGTGTTGAAACTTGAAGTTAGCTAAAAGAATTTCTGAAATCTTATTATAAGCTATGGTGCACCAGCATATAGCAAACCTTACAGAAACCATTTGGCGGAAATGAAGCATCGAGAAGGTCTTCCATGCAGTAACCGGGTATGGTCTCAATCAAATACTCAGAAATGCTGCTTGTTGAAACTGAACCCGTGTCACTAcccatataataattattattattctggTTATTTGCTGCTTCAGAGCTTGTTGTGGCTCTACTCGAGGACATTGATGTTGGctctgatgaagaagaagaagaagcagcaccaAGCTTTACACCTGTCAGAAGAAACCTGTTATGCTTCTTAGTGTATTCATTGGCTCCATGGATAGAAACGTCACATTCACTGCATAATATCGCTCTGTCTTCTTGGCAAAATATATATGCACGTCTCTCCTGTAAATTAAACCcccccaaaaaaaagaaaaaagagatttTTTATTAATACATTTCTTTAAGTTAGATGTGACACTTTATTTAAaccttttcttttgttgtttaatATATAATTACATGTGACTAAGTATTAGAATAATGAATTGAATATAGAAAGAAGGCATTACTTGGCAGATATCACACAGAGGGGCGTCTTTGGAGTTAGGGTGGTGCAGAGAGAAGCGCGTGTGTTTGGTTGCAACCTTGTTGGCACAGTGTATTGTGCGATCACAGCCATGGCATAGAGCTCCTTCATCCGAGGGACAGAAGAAAGAGGCCTCCACTTTGTGACACACATCACACTGGATCTTCATATCACTCTTTGTCAGTTtgtctctctctatatatagattatttctgttcttttcttttctttttggtgtTTGATTTGATTTGCTTCTTCTTCTGAGTGTGTGAGTGTGTTTGAAAAGAGAGATAGATAGATAGTGCGGGTTcggaaaagaaaagggaaatggGGACAAAGAATTATGGGCGTTTTAAGGAGTGATGGTCCATAGAGAACAGCAAACAGCTAAGCTCAGAAGTATGTAAATGTGTGTTTTCTCTGACTTATAGAAAACTCTGGATCAATGCTATATCAATATCAGAGACAATAGTAGCTGttactatttatatatattatacattaaTATCTCTAATTtctatctctttctctctctgtccATGTCCATGTGGATTTCTCTTTCTTGGAGTAAAGAGTAAAGAGGCAGGGGAGCAAAGCAAGTTGGCtaggtattattattattctatggGAAATAATAATGCTTTCACTTTCAATTGTGTGATGAGTTTGTCTGAACTTGGAGGCATGGCCAAGCATCATGCATTACCATCTTCTTCCTTTATTGCATTgatgtgaatgaatgaatgcttCAGCTTTTGATCATGGCCTTCAGGTTATAGATTAGATACATAACCAATGTGACAATGTCAGCTTTTACAAATTCATGAAGCTTCCTTCTTAGAGCATCTATTTATTATGCGAGATTCCTGTATGTATAGAATCATTTCATATTTACAgagttgaattattttattgcatGATCTACTAGATTTTACTAGTTATACAtctttaaaactatatatatcaCTCCTAAGACTAAATTACATAGAtaaattgattgaaaattaaaattacgcATATGTCTTAAACTGAATTTAGTTATATGCATGTCTTGTTTGACTAATTAGATATACATGTAACTAAATTTAGTTTACGACATTTGtgtaattttgatttttaatcaaTTTATCTATATAATTTATCCAATTATTAATGGTAATTATGTATGTTAACTATGTTTTATATTAGTTGCTTTCATAAAATGTGTATAATTGTATATTATTTAGTATACAATTTTTAGAGAAAGTTAATTGAAATAAtaatatgatagaagatattGGATGAGTAAAGATCGATATTTATAACATTggcaagtgaaaaaaaaaaattgttgtactgttggtataaaataattttatagatgTATCTAATTATATAAggttatattagtaaaaataattattttttacattgattATGTGAAtagtaattatttaaaagaacaaatataattttatgactgtaaaaatattttatactattaatatatCAAACTTAACctctaaaaaaaattgagatcatttataaaaaaatgataatctgttttataaaaattttaaaaagctcTTTACTCTTTAACACTaacaactattttttttttttggcagaaAGAAATATATCATTCAAAGGAAAGCCAAACGGCACTTACAGATGATAGAGATAAATTAGATctaaaattagagaagatgatTAGATAAATTCTATGCTGAACTATAAACTGAAAGTAAGCCTAATGTTTGATTACAAAGAATCTTAACCAGTAGAAACATAGACAGATCTGAATCTCGATGATTTCTAAATCAACACTAAAAGTGATGCAACATGTTGAAAAATCTGTTCTTCTTCTCTGCTTAAAGCCGAATCCTCCTCTAGTCTGAAGATATTTCCATGAACAACAAGTGAACTTCAGTGTATACTCCAAAATCTGATAGATCTGTACCAACGTATCCACACTACTCATAAAGGGAGGATAATAAACCACtacaaaagaagagaaaatacaccACATAGGGATATTAGaaaacagaaattaaacaaagaaaattgaaagaaaccaaaaaaagaaaaaagagagagaatagagtaaaaaaaaaggagaagagagGGGAAAAGAGGGGGGGAGGGAggccaccaccttaccaagataGCGGTGGCGGCGGCAGCCTCCCTCTTGGAGGCCACAAGAGTAAAACGGCTTCAACCCTAGCAGAGAAAAGAGAGTGCTTTTTTTTGTTggcgtcttttttttttttagtttaaataactactaaaccctaaaccctaacactAACAACTAATTAATGAGACGCAACTTACGAATTTCATTAGTCAATGATTTCCACTATAATCTTTCCCTTTGTAAAAATGGGAATATGATTTTAAAGGGATGTAACATAATATGTAAGGTAAAAACTTATGTGTAATTAAGTTTATGTAAAATTGATAGTTGAAagttgttaaataatttgattaaatttttatttaaaaatttttagctatcaattttacgtgaagttgactgtacatgagtttttattaatatataatgataaaagttttttcaattaatattcactcaattttgtttcttttttttttaatctcataTTACCTGAAAAAAACTGTGCCTAAATTTTGTGTTGGCTAATAGTTGATTCTTGATTGCAAATAAATGAGCTTCCTATAATTGAATAgatgaaataaggaaaaaaatacctaattctATACTATTTGTagcaaattatatttatataataggtTGATGCTTTTTCTAGACAATGCTTTTATAGATAGTACATAAAGAATGATACATTATTGGTTTACATCTTTATACTCATGATTTTTCATGACTTAcataatattttctcttttttcttttctagtgCCCGATGTTGTAGGTAAACATGTGCCTAGCGTGGCATGTGATAAAGcaaaattaagaggttattttgaacaaacaaacaaaaaggcAAAGCCAGAGAAGCCCCAACAAGGTGCCTCTCTAAAAGAAGTTTGTAATCTAAATTTGAAATATCTTCCCCTAGTATAAATAATATCCGAAAGATGCTATTGAAAATGTCCCAGCGTAATGCTCACGTGTTTTTTGCTCTATTATGACGTTCTAAACCATCAACCATTATAAATGCGAAAAATTTTCAAGTGCACCAGTATATCCATGTTTCGATAATTTTTaaccattaattttaattataaagatcaacgattaaaaattactgaaatatTAATATAAGATACACTTAAAACTTTTTCAATAAATGCTTTACATATCGGTCCCGTACCCTTGAACTCTCATCTAGTCTAATTTTTATGCACACTAGTCTAATATTTGTTATGCACACTTAATTTAAATCCCTTTCCTAATCAACACTTAATCAAATGTTCTAATTATATAGATTAGAAGTGGATATGAGATTGGGTGAAATTGGATTTGTCTTGATTTGGACTTAATTCTACATAATAATCGGGTATATTTTTGAGATTGTTATCCGACTCTAAATttagtaaatttagtaaaatCACACTATTTACGGGCCATACTAAAATTATGTCTCGACCGAGTGAAACCTGGATCTTGATAAATTGTCAAAAAATTATGAACTACTCatttgtaaagaaaaaaaaatatttgttactgACAAGTTGATAATTATACTTGAACTTGAATTTGTTCATAAATTATAATTTCACGTTTTTTTAATCTATTTCCTAATTCAACAAATGTTActaaaaacaaaacaataaatttataattaatataacataatattaaaattaatttaaaacatatatatcttttttaatcCTCATAAGGTGCACATAGACCGGGTGAAGCCAGAATTTATTTTGGCTCGGATTCGACTCTAAATAATAATCGAATTTATTTTTGAGACTCTTATTTAATCTTAAATCCGGTAAAATCATGCCAAATTAATCTAAAAGTATTTGGATTCGGATCGAATTTTCGAACCGGATCGTGTACCCCCTAATATCGTGTACCCCCTAATATAGATGAAGTATTTTCTCCTTTTATAGCTGTTTATGCCTACGTATAATACCTACCTAATTAGAGGCTTCATTTTTATTTATGGAACTTATACAAAAGTTATAACTAATCATTGTATTCATTATTCAAATGTGATCACACTCTTGAAATTGGTTGTGTGGCACGTTCAACGAATTTACGAGACACAAAATGTTGATGCTATTGTTTATACTTTATATAAAATATGGTTATAAATTTAGTGTTGTAACgttaaaataatctttttataaatgaattaatctatattttttattgactTGATCAGTGTCTCTGTAGATACATACTCTGCAACAAGACCGAAGAACTTCAAGCCACATTAGAACGAGGTATTTTTTGGATATAATCAGAGAAACcataacaaaattaataaaaaagtaatacacaaaatatttttttaaattagttgaatttaaattaaaatctaactCTCTAACTGTTGAAAGCATAATAATCTAGATTCAACTAACGAGTTGATATGGTTGGTGTTTATGAAGCTTCCTATAGTTGCGCTTTTAATGGAAGACCTAAAAGGTGATACAATAATATTTTAGTGTTGCTTAGCTTGTTCTGACCAAATACCAATAATATGCTTCCTTTCGGCTTTGATTTCAACTTTTTAGTTGTGCAATTCCTTTCCATTTCAAAACAAATTTCTTAAAATTAAAACGTGGTTGTTGCGGACTTTGTTCTTTACATTTCATCATAATGATAATTGACCAAGGGAACGGCCGCAAATaagcaaaaaggaaaaaaagatgtTCCATTAACAAGAAAATTTTGTATACTTTGTTAACACGTATTTTAGTAATGTTGAAttataatttgatattttattttaatattataactgctttttctatctttaaattaaattaaattaaataaatgtctATAAAcaactcaattttaattttttaaatagcaTAAATGTAATTATAATTAGAAAGTACAAGAAAATAAGCGTGGAACACTATTGAAATCGGCCAAACTAAACGACAGAAAATACTTTTTTTGAGACTGGATACGGATTATCTAGTTTGAGAATCTCTGAGACAAGATATTGTAAAAGATATGCCAGTTGTCAGCATAAAACAGGGTTATTTGAAGATAAGAAAGGAACATTGTACTTTTACTCATATAGGTATTGTGTTTGAATCTTATAGTGAAATAATTCCTCACATAGGAATAATTAAGTGTTTACCAAAGTAATTATTTTCTGTAGTCTACCTAGAAATCATCATGGCTATTATTTAGGATCTTATTAATgtgttacttttttttaaaaaaataacatagtaaaattattaaaaaataattgtttatattttaataatttaatatattaaaaaataaacaaaataattatcatactattaaaaTATGATCTTAAAATACAAGATGCATAAATTTTATTACTAATGATATAACTTAATTTGTGAAGAGTTGATTTTTTAGGACAGCTAATCATCTAATATAGTTAGCATATTAGAAATAGTTATCATATTAGAGTTTGATTTAAATTGCTACTTCACCTGGCCTTCTTCTAAATGAATAAATAGTGAATTTCAGTACAAGATAAGAAGTGCTTGTGTTGTATGCATTTTAGGACCAACAAATTAAAGTCTCTTAATAATGTGAAAGATATTTGGGAGAGATCATCTCGTAACAAAAATATTCGGTATATTGTAACATACATGTATATTAGTTATCAAGCGCCAATAGTCAGAAAATTACATAGTTCATGTGCTACACGagtcaattaaataaaaaaaaaacacattttgTAGAACTTAAATGGAAGCAGAAAATTGAGACTGCAATTAGAGTGGGCATGGCAGAACACAAGACGGTAGTAGGAAAGGACAAAAAGTAGTGCCTTATGGTCAGTTTCCACTGCATGTGAACTAGAATAGAGAAAAagaacaatatatatattatgtgagaaataatatttgtattctttactgttttttatataatataaaaataattttatttttattttaaataataattgttcgtatacaaaaaaaaaaagcatataaaatcagTTATTCCATATATATAATACACATGTAatgtatgtttttaatttttaatatttaatttgtatcAATTTTACCCCAAATATTAGTTATTAGCTTACTTTGCATGAAAATATATTCCCAGTTTCCCACTAGAAGTTCCCAGATTTAATAGCTAGAAGCTAGGGGACCACATTCTATTTGCACTGCAACTGACACTTTTCATGGGCATGCCCATTTATTGTATGTAAATGAggtgttgggggggggggggggggggacctTATAGCCACCTTAGCTTTGCCTATAAAATATCTATATATTTCTCATCAATTTAATATTCATTTTTTTGGGATAGAATCAAAATTTAATATTCTTGTAGTTTCCACTTTTGGCAGTTGATGGGCAATGGGCCTTTGTGGAGGGTGAACATGTTAGGTGAAACTTGTaaatcaattttgttttattttattttcttcttcacttCATAGCATACCATTCAATTCTTTTTATTCTTGCCTTATGGtctaaatacataaattttattgTGTATCATAATTCATAAAAGCGTATAACTTGTAATCTCTCGgtttatttttctactactatCTCAATTATAATCTCTGAATCTCCGTCATTATTCAAATGTATCAATATGCAAAGATATCTTACTGTAACTGTGTAAGCTTTTGTTTTTTGGTCCAAGCACTGTACTTTAATATCAAATGTGTGACAAAACAATAGCCATATTGGGCTCAAGATTTCCCATGTAGAAACATTAAGTCTAACATTATATAAATCAATTCTTGCATCCTGGACTCTCAACTTTCTGCTGGATTAATCCATTGGGGCTAGCTACCATAAAGGTCTAAACTTCCTTCAATGTAAGACCATAAAAAAAGGAACTCTTGGGCTTTGGACCTATAATGTACCCCATAACACCAACGTTCTTAGCTCTCACTCTTATTGTTATAGATTTTGCTAGAGCATAAGGTGAATTGGCACGGAAATCGAAAGTAAAAAGGATTTATGTCCGTAatgtatttttgaaaacattaaaacttaaagagttaaaaaaaaatccttttttctAGAAACACAAACCTTCACACTTTTTATTCATTAATTAGTATTGTATGATTAATTATGAACAAAACAAAGAAACTATGCAGTAAAAATTTCCTGTTGTTTaacatatttttctttaatgtcTATTAGAATAATTGATGTTCTAGCAGCGAATCATCTATGGGTTATTTGGTGCACATGTAGGATCCAGAAACTTAGCCTTAAACCATGACCTAAGTGAGCGCCGACCAAGCTCAAGCGATGATGAACAATGCTTAAACAGACATTTTTCTTTATATGGGTTGTTTAGAGTTTGTAGTAGAAGTTCAGTTCCACAACAGATTGGTCTTTGGCCTGTTTAAAATACCgtgaaaaacattaaaaaaaaaaaacaaaaagagaaatttcTCTTAATAAAGTTTAGGTAACTAGTCTCAAGTAACAAAATTTAGGCAACTAGTCTCTAGTGTGACGAGAATCCCCTTCCCTACACTCTTCGGATCTTGTTCCCATCGGTAGTTAGTTTGCAATTATTAAGATGGTTCAAAGATGACATGAATTTAAACCTATAGGCGCCTTAAGCTACACACAAATAAATCCATCTAAAGCAATTATCAACACTTCCCTAATTTTATGAATCTCATGgttaattattaaatcaatttCATATGCAGAATTCAATGAAAATTTGTGATCCATGAAACCAAACAATAGTAGTCCTAAGCGATATAATACAAGGTTTTAGGCATTCCAAGCAATGTTATGTGATTTGGAGGTCTCAGATTATTGGTACACATCATAATCTAACTACCGATTAATCAGCCAATGTAGGCAAATTGAACTCATCATCATAGACCTCACCTACATAGTCAAGACGTTGGAAATTGGAACACACTTTCAGTGAAACAATTTATTAAAGGTGAAAACTCTATCGAAGTTGTCTTTGTTGAGTCCCATGAGATGATTTgaaatatttaactaaattgttaAGACAACTGCACCTTTATGAAGTTAATAATAATTTTCCAAAAACGAGTAGTGCATTAATTActcagtaaagagaacaagatttAAATTCgaggaaaagaggaagaaaagataAGCTTAAGAGATCACTCAATTAGAAAGCAAAGCTGTTTCAAATTGAGATGATGGAATAAAACTCTCATTCTCATCAATCCTAATTACATTACTCGGTTAAATCAATTTATGAATGACAATAAAACTATATAATCTTATATAAAACTACCAAACAATCCTACAACCAGCGACAATAAGCTAACTATGCTTTTCAATTAACATCTCAAACGCCACAAACTTCAAAGTATTTCCGAGTTTTAACAATCTCATGGCTCATAAATCATCCTAGACCCTAAACCCATAAATCTTGTGGAATAAAACCAAATTGACCAGCCAATATAGACAACCATATATTAGCAATTTGCAAAAAGTTTTATGGTTCTATTCTgaaaaagaaattgaaggaaaatgcgaaaaat
This genomic window contains:
- the LOC112789155 gene encoding B-box zinc finger protein 20 isoform X1; this encodes MKIQCDVCHKVEASFFCPSDEGALCHGCDRTIHCANKVATKHTRFSLHHPNSKDAPLCDICQERRAYIFCQEDRAILCSECDVSIHGANEYTKKHNRFLLTGVKLGAASSSSSSEPTSMSSSRATTSSEAANNQNNNNYYMGSDTGSVSTSSISEYLIETIPGYCMEDLLDASFPPNGFCKEYEQQSLFQDRNNVHHYVSMCSFPLEAWSPSSTPT
- the LOC112789155 gene encoding B-box zinc finger protein 20 isoform X2, giving the protein MKIQCDVCHKVEASFFCPSDEGALCHGCDRTIHCANKVATKHTRFSLHHPNSKDAPLCDICQERRAYIFCQEDRAILCSECDVSIHGANEYTKKHNRFLLTGVKLGAASSSSSSEPTSMSSSRATTSSEAANNQNNNNYYMGSDTGSVSTSSISEYLIETIPGYCMEDLLDASFPPNGF